A part of Pirellulales bacterium genomic DNA contains:
- a CDS encoding tetratricopeptide repeat protein: MSSAPGPKSARRLSVAIVARDEAAVLPVTLASLQSIADEIVLLDTGSRDATRQIAREFRARVIDHVWTDDFSAARNRLWSELTGDWVLWVDAGERLDTESQTLLRQFVDERAEATRAYLVLIEVPPAGAQGYAEQRGCLRLVPRIAGLRFQGRVRESLREAAGAEGLQIQLAPVRLTRDRRDALEEIRRQRARRNLTLAEMDQAACGPQPRLLLTLADAHSTLGMAALATQYYREALDRSPADSTELLEAYYGLLTTYDAQSEASQEQIDLCLQALEQFPLDAQLLCAMAGYLQIQGRLDLAERAYALAWRNGQTDPETWHVRDINVAAATCLALVQQLQGHDDAARQTLEEVLGTAPHVAAARRQLIDLHIKYGRTTEALGELDRLPGITGSRENLRSAVRGACQLATANWIPAIAYLQTAYSAGCRDSICLRWLSVALISNGCRDEALPVVREWLAAEPQNAEANRYLADLTAPASDTGATHAESAIAAAPSDEQWSTSTVALPPATSSVQPTQVSVDATLSEELPQAQGAAGRLAVARALTEAGNPAAAEEMYREQLRKDPQAAQIKQALGELLLASQRIQEGLELTAHLVRGPEAEPRYAEFAAGVREFRVGRYEAALEAFARAQAAGYDAPLVRQFEAHALVRLRRWMAAEPILRELLLRQPANATGHELLAQVLASTGRHREADFVIEQLRGIEGLTTGPHFSLAGANPPAVPQ, from the coding sequence ATGTCCAGCGCGCCTGGTCCGAAGTCTGCACGTCGACTTTCGGTCGCGATCGTGGCCCGCGATGAGGCTGCGGTCTTGCCCGTCACGCTGGCCAGTCTGCAGTCGATCGCCGATGAGATCGTGCTGCTCGATACGGGCTCGCGCGACGCGACCCGGCAGATTGCCCGCGAATTCCGCGCGCGGGTCATCGATCACGTCTGGACCGACGACTTTTCCGCAGCTCGCAACCGGCTTTGGTCCGAACTGACCGGCGATTGGGTGCTCTGGGTTGACGCCGGCGAACGTCTCGATACCGAGTCGCAGACGTTGCTGCGCCAGTTCGTCGACGAGCGGGCCGAGGCCACACGGGCCTACCTGGTGCTGATCGAGGTTCCGCCTGCCGGCGCGCAGGGCTATGCCGAACAGCGCGGCTGCTTGAGGCTGGTGCCGCGTATCGCCGGCCTGCGGTTTCAGGGTCGCGTTCGCGAAAGCCTGCGCGAGGCGGCCGGCGCCGAGGGGCTGCAAATCCAGCTCGCCCCGGTGCGCCTGACGCGCGATCGCCGCGATGCGCTGGAAGAGATCCGCCGCCAGCGGGCCCGTCGCAATCTGACCTTGGCCGAAATGGACCAGGCCGCGTGCGGACCTCAACCGCGACTGCTGCTGACCCTGGCCGATGCGCACTCCACGCTGGGTATGGCCGCCCTGGCAACGCAGTACTACCGCGAAGCGCTCGATCGCTCGCCTGCCGATTCAACCGAGTTGCTCGAGGCGTACTACGGCCTGCTGACCACCTACGATGCTCAAAGTGAGGCCAGTCAGGAGCAGATCGACTTGTGTCTCCAGGCGCTCGAACAGTTCCCGCTCGACGCACAACTGCTATGCGCCATGGCCGGCTACTTGCAGATTCAAGGCCGGCTGGATCTGGCAGAACGCGCCTATGCGCTGGCCTGGCGCAATGGTCAGACCGATCCCGAAACGTGGCACGTGCGCGACATCAACGTCGCCGCGGCGACTTGCCTGGCGCTGGTGCAGCAACTGCAAGGGCACGACGACGCGGCGCGCCAGACGCTCGAAGAAGTGCTGGGTACTGCGCCGCACGTCGCGGCGGCCCGGCGGCAACTGATCGACCTGCACATCAAGTATGGCCGCACCACCGAAGCGCTGGGCGAGCTGGATCGCTTGCCGGGAATCACGGGCAGCCGCGAGAATTTGCGTTCGGCGGTGCGCGGCGCGTGCCAGTTGGCCACCGCGAACTGGATTCCTGCGATTGCATATCTGCAAACCGCATATTCGGCCGGATGTCGCGACTCGATCTGCCTGCGGTGGCTGAGCGTGGCGCTGATCTCGAACGGCTGTCGCGACGAGGCGCTGCCCGTGGTTCGCGAGTGGCTCGCGGCTGAACCGCAAAACGCCGAAGCCAATCGCTACCTGGCCGACTTGACGGCGCCGGCCAGCGACACGGGAGCCACCCACGCCGAGAGCGCGATCGCGGCCGCACCGAGCGACGAGCAGTGGTCCACCTCGACGGTCGCGTTACCTCCGGCGACGTCCTCCGTGCAACCCACGCAGGTCTCTGTCGACGCGACGTTGTCTGAAGAATTGCCGCAAGCGCAGGGTGCCGCCGGTCGACTCGCCGTGGCTCGGGCGCTGACCGAGGCGGGCAATCCGGCCGCGGCCGAAGAAATGTATCGCGAGCAACTGCGGAAGGATCCCCAGGCGGCCCAGATCAAGCAAGCCTTGGGTGAATTGCTGCTGGCCAGCCAACGAATTCAAGAGGGGCTCGAGCTGACCGCGCACCTGGTGCGCGGCCCCGAGGCCGAGCCGCGGTATGCCGAATTCGCCGCGGGGGTTCGCGAGTTCCGTGTTGGACGGTACGAGGCCGCGCTCGAGGCCTTTGCACGGGCCCAGGCAGCCGGTTACGACGCCCCGCTGGTCCGCCAATTCGAGGCCCACGCCCTGGTGCGTCTACGGCGCTGGATGGCGGCCGAACCGATCCTGCGCGAATTGCTGCTGCGGCAGCCAGCCAATGCAACCGGCCACGAGCTGCTGGCCCAGGTGCTGGCTTCCACCGGGAGGCACCGCGAGGCGGACTTCGTGATCGAGCAGTTGCGCGGGATCGAAGGCCTGACGACGGGCCCCCATTTCTCGCTCGCCGGGGCGAATCCTCCCGCTGTACCGCAGTAG
- a CDS encoding purine-nucleoside phosphorylase translates to MLELAGKIAETTAAIRRQWSPQVRVGIILGTGLGGLAADIEPEATFDFAALPHFPRSTSIGHAGRLICGQLCGHAVVAMEGRFHAYEGYTHQQLTFPVRVMKALGAELLIVSNAGGGMNPQYALGDIMVIEDHINLMGGNPLIGINDDRLGPRFPDMIHPYDPALIGQALEIARQENFAAHRGVYVAVTGPNLETRAEYRFLRFIGADVVGMSTVPEVIVAVHAGLRVLGLSIVTDMCLPDALRPVDIHEILATAATAEPKLRKLVRGTLTRLPAARDSRVADSSPEDG, encoded by the coding sequence ATGCTCGAGCTAGCCGGCAAGATTGCCGAAACCACCGCGGCGATTCGCCGGCAATGGAGCCCGCAGGTCCGCGTCGGCATCATTCTGGGCACCGGACTCGGCGGCCTGGCGGCCGATATCGAGCCAGAGGCGACCTTCGACTTCGCCGCGTTGCCGCATTTCCCCCGCTCGACCTCGATCGGCCATGCGGGGCGGCTGATCTGCGGTCAGCTCTGCGGCCATGCGGTCGTGGCGATGGAGGGCCGTTTTCACGCTTACGAGGGCTACACGCACCAGCAGCTCACGTTCCCGGTGCGGGTCATGAAGGCCCTCGGCGCCGAGTTGTTGATCGTTTCCAACGCTGGCGGCGGCATGAACCCGCAATACGCGCTCGGCGACATCATGGTCATCGAGGACCATATCAACCTGATGGGTGGGAACCCGCTGATCGGGATCAACGACGATCGGCTCGGTCCGCGGTTCCCCGATATGATCCACCCCTACGACCCGGCGCTGATCGGCCAGGCGCTGGAAATTGCCCGTCAGGAGAACTTTGCCGCGCACCGCGGTGTCTACGTGGCGGTGACCGGGCCCAACCTGGAGACCCGGGCCGAATATCGTTTCTTGCGTTTCATCGGTGCTGACGTGGTGGGCATGTCGACCGTGCCGGAAGTCATCGTGGCCGTGCACGCTGGCCTGCGCGTCTTGGGGCTGTCGATCGTGACCGACATGTGCCTGCCCGACGCCCTGCGGCCGGTCGATATCCATGAGATCCTGGCCACGGCGGCCACGGCCGAGCCGAAACTCCGCAAGCTGGTCCGAGGAACGCTCACGCGCCTGCCCGCGGCACGCGACTCCCGCGTCGCGGACAGTTCGCCCGAGGATGGTTGA
- the ileS gene encoding isoleucine--tRNA ligase, giving the protein MFDPPVTNVRFPELEALVREFWRERGIYEKSLARRADAPRFVFYEGPPTANGLPHPGHCLTRAIKDIFPRYRTMRGMRCERKAGWDTHGLPVEVEVCKELGIHSKEEIEAFGVEPFIHRCLESVFRYTQQWERLTERLGFWIHLDEAYVTYHQSYVESVWWALKRLFDAGQLYRGHKIVWWWAQGGTALSSGEVGQGYREVADPSVFVRFPLLESEGGVPTSLVVWTTTPWTLPSNQFAAVHSTVEYAVCEVEGGGERLIVAAALADALAAKFGLNWTVLKTMPGAALVGRRYRPPFDYYWRGLGERRGKLLDGGSEHVAWRVVAAEFVTLDSGTGVVHQAPAFGEVDFDVLQAEAARFAAGQGPQLICAVGPDGRFTAEAPDYQGRWVKEADKDISRELKRRGLLVHQEQYLHDYPFCWRAEEDPLIQYPRQSWFIRTTRFRDEMLANNARINWLPEHIRDGRFGNFLETNVDWALSRERYWGTPLPIWVCEESGYMEAVASYAELLAKPGVDGTQMWAAAKRERPDLSEHLKVHKPYLDAITYDSPRAKGARMRRVSEVIDCWFDSGAMPFAQWGFPHAGREQFAGQFPADFISEAIDQTRGWFYSQLAISTMLFGREGVARDVLPGNEAAEYPHPFRNCIVLGLMLGEDGQKMSKSKRNYREPDEIFDRYGADALRWYFFSNQAPWTSIRYNEQSIRDSVPETLLRLWNTYTFFAIYARINGFDPAKSIVARAAGQLDPSVLETAPDYCPIAKRGELDRWIMSELHRTVQVVVERMDAYDNFAAANEIKSFLDALSNWYVRRSRQRFWSDAADADQSDAHWTLYECLLTLARLLAPFTPFVAEELWQRLAVRPFGERVLESVHLCDYPVPIAHAIDDALSEEMRVVREIVSQGRSARTVARLKVRQPLAGVEIVLSQPEHRAWLESHVPLIREELNVREVEFPASADNYIDYTVLPDLKRLGPRLGKQLPALKQTLAKTDAAALLASLQRDGAVRLDLPGGSVTLDRDDLQVRLQAKAGWAAADGGAAVVVLATELTPELIEEGLAREIVHALQTRRKELECDYVDRIAVGVATASLELRQACTRHREYIMQESLAKQFVETPLDGAEAKPLEIDGHSLTLYVRNLGRG; this is encoded by the coding sequence ATGTTCGACCCGCCGGTTACCAACGTAAGATTTCCCGAGCTCGAGGCGCTCGTTCGGGAATTCTGGCGCGAGCGCGGCATCTACGAAAAATCGCTCGCCCGCCGGGCGGATGCCCCACGGTTCGTCTTCTACGAGGGTCCGCCGACGGCCAACGGCCTGCCGCACCCGGGGCACTGCCTTACCCGCGCGATCAAGGACATTTTTCCGCGCTATCGCACGATGCGCGGCATGCGCTGCGAACGCAAGGCCGGCTGGGACACGCACGGCCTGCCCGTCGAAGTCGAGGTCTGCAAAGAGCTGGGGATCCACTCGAAGGAAGAGATCGAGGCCTTCGGCGTCGAGCCGTTTATCCATCGCTGCCTGGAAAGCGTCTTTCGCTACACGCAGCAGTGGGAAAGGCTCACCGAACGGCTCGGCTTCTGGATCCATCTCGACGAGGCCTACGTTACCTATCACCAGAGCTACGTCGAAAGCGTCTGGTGGGCGCTCAAGCGGTTGTTCGACGCCGGGCAACTCTACCGCGGTCACAAGATCGTCTGGTGGTGGGCCCAAGGCGGCACCGCGCTCAGCTCGGGCGAAGTGGGGCAGGGCTACCGCGAGGTTGCCGACCCCAGTGTGTTCGTCCGCTTTCCGCTGCTCGAATCCGAAGGCGGCGTGCCGACTTCGCTCGTGGTCTGGACCACGACGCCGTGGACGCTGCCCAGCAACCAGTTCGCCGCCGTGCACTCGACGGTGGAGTACGCGGTGTGCGAGGTCGAAGGCGGGGGGGAGAGATTGATCGTCGCGGCGGCGCTGGCCGATGCGTTGGCCGCGAAGTTCGGACTCAACTGGACGGTGCTCAAGACCATGCCCGGCGCCGCGCTGGTGGGCCGGCGCTATCGGCCGCCGTTTGACTACTACTGGCGCGGCCTGGGCGAGCGCCGTGGAAAACTGCTTGACGGCGGCAGCGAACACGTCGCCTGGCGCGTCGTGGCGGCCGAGTTCGTCACGCTCGACAGCGGTACAGGTGTCGTCCATCAGGCGCCGGCCTTCGGCGAGGTCGACTTCGACGTCCTGCAGGCCGAGGCGGCGCGGTTTGCGGCCGGCCAGGGCCCCCAGCTGATCTGCGCCGTCGGTCCCGACGGCCGATTCACGGCCGAAGCGCCCGACTATCAGGGTCGCTGGGTGAAGGAGGCCGACAAGGATATTTCCCGCGAGTTGAAGCGCCGCGGCCTGCTCGTGCATCAAGAGCAGTATCTGCACGACTACCCGTTCTGCTGGCGGGCCGAAGAGGATCCGTTGATCCAATATCCGCGGCAAAGCTGGTTCATACGCACGACGCGGTTTCGCGACGAGATGTTGGCCAACAACGCCCGCATCAACTGGCTCCCGGAGCACATTCGCGACGGCCGTTTTGGCAATTTTCTCGAGACGAATGTCGATTGGGCGCTCTCGCGCGAGCGCTACTGGGGCACGCCGCTGCCCATCTGGGTCTGCGAAGAGTCCGGCTACATGGAGGCCGTGGCCAGCTATGCCGAGTTGCTGGCCAAGCCGGGCGTCGACGGGACGCAGATGTGGGCCGCCGCCAAGCGCGAGCGTCCCGACCTTTCCGAGCATCTCAAGGTGCACAAGCCGTATCTCGACGCGATCACTTACGATTCGCCCCGGGCCAAGGGCGCCCGCATGCGGCGCGTGTCCGAGGTGATCGATTGCTGGTTCGACAGCGGCGCGATGCCGTTCGCGCAATGGGGCTTTCCGCACGCCGGACGCGAGCAATTTGCCGGCCAGTTTCCGGCGGACTTCATCAGCGAGGCGATCGACCAGACGCGCGGTTGGTTCTACAGCCAACTGGCGATCAGCACGATGCTCTTCGGCCGCGAAGGCGTCGCCCGCGATGTGCTGCCTGGCAACGAGGCGGCCGAGTATCCGCACCCGTTTCGCAACTGCATCGTGCTGGGGCTGATGCTGGGCGAAGACGGCCAGAAGATGTCGAAGAGCAAGCGGAACTACCGCGAGCCCGACGAGATCTTCGACCGCTACGGGGCCGATGCGCTGCGCTGGTATTTCTTCTCGAACCAGGCCCCTTGGACATCGATCCGCTACAACGAGCAGTCGATTCGCGACAGCGTGCCGGAGACGTTGCTGCGGCTGTGGAATACCTACACGTTCTTCGCCATCTATGCCCGGATCAACGGCTTCGATCCGGCGAAGTCGATCGTGGCCCGCGCGGCCGGCCAGCTCGATCCGAGCGTGCTCGAAACCGCGCCCGACTATTGCCCGATCGCCAAGCGCGGCGAGCTCGATCGCTGGATCATGAGCGAGCTGCACCGCACGGTGCAGGTGGTCGTCGAGCGGATGGACGCGTACGACAATTTTGCCGCGGCCAACGAGATCAAGAGTTTTCTCGATGCGCTCAGCAACTGGTACGTCCGCCGCAGCCGCCAGCGCTTCTGGTCCGACGCGGCCGACGCCGATCAGAGCGACGCGCATTGGACCTTGTACGAATGCCTGTTGACGCTGGCTCGACTGCTGGCTCCGTTCACGCCGTTCGTCGCCGAAGAGCTGTGGCAGCGTTTGGCGGTCCGGCCGTTCGGCGAGCGCGTGCTCGAAAGCGTGCACTTGTGCGATTACCCCGTGCCGATTGCGCACGCGATTGACGACGCGCTGTCCGAAGAGATGCGCGTGGTGCGCGAGATCGTCTCGCAAGGCCGCAGTGCCCGCACGGTCGCCCGGCTCAAGGTCCGCCAGCCGCTGGCCGGTGTCGAAATCGTGCTGAGCCAGCCGGAGCATCGCGCCTGGCTCGAGTCGCACGTCCCGTTGATCCGCGAGGAGCTCAACGTACGCGAGGTCGAGTTTCCCGCGTCGGCCGACAACTACATCGACTACACGGTGCTGCCCGACCTCAAGCGGTTGGGTCCGCGCTTGGGCAAGCAGCTGCCGGCGCTCAAGCAGACGCTCGCGAAGACCGATGCGGCGGCGCTGCTGGCGTCGTTACAGCGCGACGGTGCCGTGCGACTCGACCTGCCCGGCGGCTCGGTCACGCTCGATCGCGACGACCTGCAGGTGCGGTTGCAGGCCAAGGCCGGCTGGGCCGCGGCCGACGGCGGCGCGGCAGTCGTCGTCTTGGCCACCGAGTTGACGCCTGAACTGATCGAAGAAGGCCTGGCCCGCGAGATCGTCCATGCGTTGCAGACTCGCCGCAAGGAACTCGAATGCGATTATGTGGACCGGATCGCCGTCGGCGTCGCGACCGCCAGCCTGGAACTGCGCCAGGCCTGCACCAGGCACCGTGAGTACATCA